One Thermococcus sp. EP1 DNA window includes the following coding sequences:
- a CDS encoding metallophosphoesterase, with amino-acid sequence MKIELLPQKAIKIKDNLIIADLHLGYEESLAQEGIYLPKAFNQMLTLLKGLVLRERPKRLIINGDLKHSFVPFRREKIEVEAFFSEILPLVREIIVIRGNHDVGIFWIKSLGIEVLDEIEISEWKVVHGHKLVEGDRFIIGHEHPSIRLRDEVGALIKVPIFLKGEDLVVLPAFSPWAYGNDILREIVSPFLRDLNSALFEVLVPLETELLSFGKLSELVEALRRM; translated from the coding sequence ATGAAAATAGAACTTCTTCCCCAGAAAGCTATCAAAATTAAAGACAACCTGATAATAGCAGATCTTCACTTAGGTTACGAAGAGAGTTTGGCTCAAGAAGGTATCTATCTTCCAAAAGCTTTTAATCAAATGCTCACTTTGCTTAAAGGTTTAGTATTAAGGGAACGACCCAAAAGGCTTATCATAAATGGCGATCTCAAGCACTCTTTTGTCCCATTTAGACGAGAAAAAATCGAGGTTGAGGCGTTCTTTAGTGAAATTTTGCCTTTAGTAAGAGAGATAATTGTAATACGGGGAAATCATGATGTAGGTATATTTTGGATAAAAAGCTTGGGAATTGAGGTTCTGGACGAGATTGAGATTAGTGAGTGGAAAGTTGTTCATGGTCATAAACTTGTAGAAGGCGACCGATTCATTATAGGACATGAGCATCCGTCAATAAGGTTGCGAGATGAAGTAGGAGCCTTGATAAAGGTACCTATTTTTTTGAAGGGCGAGGACCTAGTAGTCCTTCCTGCATTCTCACCTTGGGCCTATGGAAACGACATTCTCAGGGAAATAGTCTCTCCCTTTCTAAGAGACCTAAATTCCGCACTCTTTGAAGTTCTTGTTCCCTTAGAGACAGAACTGTTAAGTTTTGGAAAGCTGAGTGAACTAGTAGAGGCCCTTCGAAGAATGTGA
- a CDS encoding PrsW family intramembrane metalloprotease: MDIFSTIVFFAYAPALGLLWYFYHEDKYEPEPKRFVIATFLLGATLSVGVAMVLEAFLVEGEFGYALLPATAFSMALIAGIVEEPAKALAIRFPFKAGQMDGIMDGVVYGVAAGLGFAATENFLYGIGFGVGATIVRGFLTPFAHATWSAIIGVGYGLKAEGKLQTLSSYFALAILLHFLWDYFAFLSITIPSYYIFTILLIFINIALVRYFIILGQREDLEKVWWYWFVGGKET, translated from the coding sequence ATGGATATTTTTAGCACGATAGTCTTCTTTGCTTATGCTCCTGCTCTTGGATTATTGTGGTATTTCTATCATGAGGATAAATACGAGCCAGAGCCCAAAAGATTCGTAATTGCCACATTCCTCCTGGGAGCAACACTTTCAGTTGGCGTTGCAATGGTTTTAGAGGCCTTCCTAGTAGAAGGTGAGTTTGGATATGCCCTCTTACCGGCAACTGCTTTCTCAATGGCATTAATAGCGGGTATTGTAGAAGAACCAGCGAAAGCTCTGGCCATTAGATTCCCTTTTAAAGCTGGACAAATGGATGGGATTATGGATGGAGTAGTCTATGGTGTAGCAGCCGGCTTGGGTTTTGCAGCAACTGAAAACTTTTTATATGGTATTGGTTTTGGGGTTGGAGCTACTATAGTGAGGGGCTTTTTGACCCCATTTGCTCATGCTACATGGAGCGCAATAATAGGAGTGGGCTATGGATTAAAGGCCGAAGGTAAACTTCAAACACTTTCTAGTTACTTTGCATTAGCAATACTACTTCACTTCCTTTGGGACTATTTTGCGTTTCTTAGTATTACTATTCCCTCATACTATATTTTCACGATCTTGCTGATTTTCATAAATATAGCCTTAGTACGATATTTCATAATATTGGGCCAACGAGAAGATCTTGAAAAAGTATGGTGGTATTGGTTTGTAGGAGGTAAGGAAACATGA